Proteins from a single region of Trichomycterus rosablanca isolate fTriRos1 chromosome 16, fTriRos1.hap1, whole genome shotgun sequence:
- the LOC134330570 gene encoding UPF0729 protein C18orf32 homolog has product MVCIPCIVIPVLLWVYKRFLEPIIYPFISPFISRFWTKTAVQETGTGGEKGSTKADNDSCKAKCNGSSNVCADNGTISASDKKKD; this is encoded by the exons ATGGTGTGCATACCCTGTATTGTAATCCCGGTCCTCCTGTGGGTTTACAAACGCTTCCTGGAGCccatcatttatccattcatttctCCATTCATCAGCCGATTCTGGACCAAGACTGCAGTTCAGGAGACGGGAACAGGAGGAGAGAAGGGAAGTACCAAAGCAGACAATGACAGTTGCAAG gCCAAATGCAATGGAAGCTCGAACGTGTGTGCAGATAATGGAACAATATCAGCTTCAGACAAAAAGAAGGACTGA